In the Telopea speciosissima isolate NSW1024214 ecotype Mountain lineage chromosome 2, Tspe_v1, whole genome shotgun sequence genome, one interval contains:
- the LOC122650961 gene encoding purple acid phosphatase-like — protein MEKMRKLEFSSFSTSVTCVVVVVLGLILNSALLCNGGATSSYVRVVAPSIDMPVNSTAFYVPPGYNAPQQVHITQGDYLGQGVIVSWITPVEPGTSTVLYWAANTTKVYTAEGYYLTYSYYNYTSGFIHHTTLLNLDYNTKYYYEVGVGNTTRQFYFTTPPPVGPDVPYTFGLIGDLGQTYDSNMTLDHYINDPLKGETVLYLGDLCYADDWPYHDNVKWDTWGRLIEKSAAYQPWIWTAGNHEIDFAPQLGEPVPFKPFSSRYHTPYNASGSTAPFWYSIKRASAHIIVLASYSSYGRSTPQFTWLTTELANVNRTETPWLIIIVHAPWYNSDVTHYMEGETMRVQFEAMVVQYKVDAIFAGHVHAYERSYRISNIAYNITNGLCTPVPNQFAPIYVTVGDGGNIEGLASVFTQPQPSYSAFREAAFGHAMFSIKNRTHAYFSWNRNQDGYAVESDSLWFYNRYYYPMNETMTMF, from the exons atggagaagatgagaaAGTTGGAGTTCTCATCATTCAGTACTAGTGTTAcctgtgttgttgttgttgttttgggtttgatattgaATTCAGCTTTGCTGTGCAATGGAGGCGCGACTAGCAGTTATGTCAGAGTAGTAGCTCCATCTATTGACATGCCAGTAAACAGTACTGCCTTCTATGTTCCTCCTGGTTATAATGCTCCTCAGCAG GTTCACATAACTCAAGGAGACTATTTAGGGCAAGGAGTGATTGTATCTTGGATCACTCCGGTTGAGCCCGGCACTAGCACAGTGCTTTACTGGGCTGCAAACACCACAAAGGTCTACACTGCAGAGGGCTACTACTTAACCTACAGCTACTACAACTATACTTCAGGCTTCATCCATCACACCACTCTCCTCAATTTGGAT TATAACACCAAGTACTATTACGAGGTTGGGGTTGGAAACACCACACGACAGTTCTATTTCACAACTCCTCCACCAGTTGGCCCTGATGTTCCTTACACTTTTGGTCTCATAG GGGATCTTGGGCAGACATATGACTCAAATATGACACTGGATCATTATATAAACGATCCACTAAAAGGAGAGACAGTGTTGTATCTTGGTGATCTTTGTTATGCCGATGATTGGCCATATCATGACAATGTCAAGTGGGACACTTGGGGCAGACTTATTGAAAAAAGTGCTGCTTATCAACCATGGATTTGGACTGCTGGAAATCACGAGATTGATTTTGCACCTCAACTT GGTGAACCAGTACCTTTTAAGCCTTTTTCAAGCCGCTATCACACTCCATATAATGCATCCGGAAGCACTGCTCCATTTTGGTACTCAATCAAGCGAGCTTCAGCACACATTATCGTACTAGCTTCATATTCATCTTATG ggagatCTACCCCTCAATTCACCTGGCTTACAACAGAGTTGGCCAACGTTAACAGGACTGAGACACCTTGGTTAATTATTATTGTGCACGCACCTTGGTATAACAGTGATGTCACTCATTATATGGAGGGGGAAACTATGCGAGTACAATTTGAGGCAATGGTCGTACAATACAAAGTTGATGCTATTTTTGCTGGTCATGTTCACGCATATGAAAGATCT TATCGCATATCAAACATTGCGTACAACATAACAAATGGTTTGTGTACCCCAGTACCAAACCAATTTGCACCTATATACGTAACCGTTGGCGATGGAGGAAATATAGAAGGATTGGCAAGCGT CTTCACACAGCCACAACCAAGTTATTCTGCATTTCGAGAGGCTGCCTTTGGTCATGCCATGTTTTCTATTAAGAATCGGACTCATGCTTACTTCAGTTGGAACCGTAATCAAGATGGATATGCTGTCGAATCTGATTCATTATGGTTCTACAACAGATACTATTATCCCATGAATGAAACCATGACAATGTTTTGA